The Candidatus Rubidus massiliensis DNA segment AGAACCTAAAAATGCTGTTTCCCCTTCCGTTTTAAATCGAATATTTGTTGAAGGTGGATATACAGAAAATTTTAGTGAAATTTCATCTTGTGTGATTAATTTTTGATTATACAACAATGCTGTAACGACAACTCGGTAATCACCTTCATGAAACATTCCAGCATCTAATGTAAAATGAATTTTATGTTTACCAAGAGTACGATATTTATTAAGATTATTCAAGTCGTCATAAATATGCGTTTTTGCCACGATTTGATTTCTTGAATTATATACGTTAATTCCTAAAATTAGATCTTCAGAAAATTTATCTATAGTATATTCAATATTTACTTTTGTTTTTTCTCCCTGATAAAAGAAATCACGTGTTAAATCATCTCTTTGTAGATAAGCTCTATGAATTGTAATAATTTCATCGCCCACTTCCCCTTCCCAATAAAGGCTAGGTCCACAGTTAGTTTTTAAATAATGATTAATACAATTTTCAATTGATCCAAAATTTTTAACTTTACCTTTTTCTAAATAAAGACCTTTATTACAAAGTGAAAGAACTGAACCTGGATCATGACTCACAAAAAGTATGGTTCTTCCTTGAGTACCTAATTCGTTCATTTTTTTTAAACATTTTTTTTGAAAGGCTAAATCACCAACAGCTAAAACTTCATCTACAATTAAAATATCTGGATCTACGTGAGCCGCAATAGCAAACCCTAATTTAGCATACATTCCACTCGAATATCTTTTTACAGGGGTTTCTAAAAAAGAAGCTATCTCTCCAAATTCAACAATTTCGTCGAATTTTTTTGTAATTTCTTTTTTTGTCATTCCAAGTATAGCGCCGTTTAGGTAAATATTCTCTCTACCTGTAAGCTCGAGATGAAAACCAACACCTACTTCTAGCAAGCTTGCTACACGACCTTTAATTTTAATGATGCCGCTCGTCGGTACCATAATGCGAGATAGCAACTTTAACAAAGTTGATTTTCCTGCGCCATTTCTGCCAATAATACCTAATTTATCCCCTTCTTGGATATCAAACGAAACGTCGT contains these protein-coding regions:
- the tagH gene encoding Teichoic acids export ATP-binding protein TagH; amino-acid sequence: MKNMIEVSNVSKKFLIHKQKSSYGTLIETISNGMKQALKKISNPFKSVPSPYEDFWSLNDVSFDIQEGDKLGIIGRNGAGKSTLLKLLSRIMVPTSGIIKIKGRVASLLEVGVGFHLELTGRENIYLNGAILGMTKKEITKKFDEIVEFGEIASFLETPVKRYSSGMYAKLGFAIAAHVDPDILIVDEVLAVGDLAFQKKCLKKMNELGTQGRTILFVSHDPGSVLSLCNKGLYLEKGKVKNFGSIENCINHYLKTNCGPSLYWEGEVGDEIITIHRAYLQRDDLTRDFFYQGEKTKVNIEYTIDKFSEDLILGINVYNSRNQIVAKTHIYDDLNNLNKYRTLGKHKIHFTLDAGMFHEGDYRVVVTALLYNQKLITQDEISLKFSVYPPSTNIRFKTEGETAFLGSQWCESEVVCTV